In Candidatus Ozemobacteraceae bacterium, one genomic interval encodes:
- a CDS encoding asparaginase — protein sequence MTLLKTDGKPRILIVSTGGTITMVRGSDGGLAPCSDAGMLLNKVPELRQLAEIEVLPLVNLDSTNLQPAFWLDLAKAIYRRLDACDGVVITHGTDTLCYTASALAFMLQELPKPVVMTGSQVPLDEIGSDGRANLINAVRVACGDVAEVLVVFGALVIRAARAKKTSAFDMQAFTSVNAPPVGTIGLTIRMDDGLRMRGKRRALLRAFLNPDVAMLPVYPGLKPEVVSHLVATHAGLVLEGYGAGHIPNAEGASLVPAIAEATARRVPVVVCTQCLVGSTEMELYQVGRSALLAGAIPAMDMTPETALVKLMWVLGQTDDPATVGSLMQKAFAGELHEIA from the coding sequence ATGACCCTACTGAAAACGGACGGAAAGCCGCGTATCCTGATCGTCTCCACGGGAGGCACGATCACGATGGTGCGCGGGAGCGACGGCGGTCTCGCTCCGTGCTCCGATGCCGGAATGCTGCTGAACAAGGTACCCGAACTGCGGCAACTGGCGGAGATCGAGGTGCTTCCGCTGGTGAATCTCGACTCTACGAACCTCCAGCCCGCGTTCTGGCTGGATCTCGCGAAGGCGATCTACCGGCGGCTCGACGCGTGCGACGGCGTCGTGATCACGCACGGTACCGATACGCTCTGCTACACGGCCTCGGCCCTTGCGTTCATGCTGCAGGAACTGCCGAAGCCCGTCGTGATGACCGGTTCGCAGGTCCCTCTCGACGAGATCGGATCCGACGGTCGGGCGAACCTGATCAATGCTGTGCGCGTCGCGTGCGGCGACGTGGCGGAGGTGCTGGTCGTGTTCGGGGCGCTGGTGATCCGGGCGGCCCGGGCCAAAAAAACCTCGGCGTTCGATATGCAGGCGTTTACATCGGTGAATGCCCCTCCGGTGGGCACGATCGGCCTGACGATCCGAATGGACGACGGGCTACGCATGCGCGGAAAGCGCCGGGCCCTGCTGAGGGCGTTTTTGAATCCGGACGTGGCGATGCTCCCGGTGTATCCGGGCCTGAAGCCCGAGGTCGTGTCGCATCTCGTCGCGACCCACGCGGGACTCGTTCTCGAGGGATACGGCGCAGGGCATATTCCGAACGCGGAAGGGGCGTCCCTGGTTCCCGCGATCGCCGAAGCGACGGCGCGGCGCGTTCCCGTCGTCGTCTGCACCCAGTGCCTCGTCGGTTCGACCGAAATGGAACTGTACCAGGTCGGCAGGTCCGCGCTCCTGGCGGGGGCGATCCCGGCCATGGACATGACGCCTGAAACGGCCCTCGTCAAGCTCATGTGGGTGCTTGGCCAGACGGACGATCCGGCGACCGTCGGATCGCTCATGCAGAAGGCTTTTGCAGGAGAACTTCACGAGATCGCATGA